In the genome of Candidatus Hydrogenedentota bacterium, the window GTGCGGGCGGCAGGTCCGCGTCTCCCTGGAGAAAAGCGCCGACGGGCTGGTCGAAACCCTCGACTGGACCGCCCCCGGCGGGGACGTGCTGCTGAAGGAGACCCGCACCCTCCGCGCGTCGCGGCGTGACGGATTCACCCTGCTCGACTGGACCTCGGAGTTCTCCCTGCCCGCGGGGCGGGAGAAGGCGGTCCTCTCGGGGTCGCACTATTTCGGCCTGGGCGTGCGCTTCATTAAAGAGATGGACACGCAGGGCCCCTTCTTCAACGAATCCGGCAGGGACGGCGAGCTGATCCGCGGCGACGAGCGCAACACGCGCGCCGACTGGTGCGCCTACCCGGCGGAGATCAAGGGGAAACCCGTGACGGCCGCCATGTTCGACCATCCGGACAACTTCCGCCCCGCCACCTGGTTCACCATGTCCCAGGGCTTCGCCTACCTCTCCGCCACGGTCAACGTCTGGCGCGACCCCCTGACCCTTTCCAAGGACGCGCCGCTGAAGCTGCGCTACGCCGTCGCGCTGTGGGACGGCAAGACCCCGCCGGAGGCCGTGGCCGCCGCGTGGGACGGCTGGACAAAATAAGGGCCGCCCCCCGCGGCCGGACGACACAGGCAACGCAACCCAGGAGATTTCCGCGATGAACCCCGTCCAAGGCAGTGAACCCACCCGCAGGGCCTTCCTCCAGCACGCGACCCTGGCAGCGGCGGCGGCCGCCGCCCTGCCCGCGCGCGCCCACGCGAAGACCAAGGCCAACGAGACGCTCGGCATCGGCCTGATCGGCTGCGGCGGCCGTTCGGGCGCCCACGCGGCCTCCTACGACTACGTCAAGAAGCAGGGCGTGAACGTGCGCATCGTCGCGGTGTGCGACACCTACCGCCCCCGCCTGGAGCGCATGGGCAAGAAGTACGGCGCGAAAATGTACATGGACCACCGCGAGCTGCTGGCAGACCCCGACGTGGACGCCGTGAGCATCGCCACGCCGGACCACCTGCACGGCTACCAGGCCATTGACGCGATGAAGGCGGGCAAGGGCGTGTACTGCGAGAAGCCCGTCACGCACTGGCGCCAGTTCGAGCTGACGAAGGAGCTGGCCCGCGTCGCGAAGGAGACCGGCTGCGTCTTCCAGCTCGGCTCCCAGGGCATGTCCGACCCCGCCTGGGCCAAGATGCGCGAGCTGGTCCAGCAGGGGCTCATCGGCCAGCCGATCCACGCCGAGTGCGGCTATTTCCGCGTGGGCGACTGGGGCGAGCGCGGCATGCCCATTGACGACGAGAACGCGCAGCCCGGCCCCGACCTCAACTGGGAGGCTTTCCTGGGCGACGCGCCGAAGCGGCCCTTCGACGTCAGCCGCTATTTCCGCTGGCGCATGTACGAGGACTACTCCGGCGGCCCCGTCACGGACCTCTTCCCCCACTCCTTCACCCCCGTGGCCAGCATCCTCTCCCTCGGCATGCCCAAGCGCGTGGTGGCCGTCGGCGGCAAATACCGCTACAGCGACCGCGAGATCCCCGACACCTACAACACCCTGGTCGAGTACGCCGACGGGCTCGTGGTGGCGATCCTGGGCACCCAGGGCAACAACTACCAGTCCACCGGCGACCGCGGCGCGGGCGGCCGCATCCCCGTGATCCGCGGGTGGGACGGCACCCTCACGGTGAAGGACAACGACATCCTGTTCATCCCCGCCGAGGGCGCGAAGAAGGACCCGCAGACCATCCCCGCGGGCGGCAACGAGGACACGCAGCGGTACTTCATGGACTTCGTCCAGCACTGCATCGCCAAGGACCCCAACACCGCCAGCGGCCCCGAGATGGCCCTGCACGTGCAGACGGCGCTCCAGATGGGCGCCATGGCCCAGCGCGAGGGCGTGGCCGTGGACTTCAACCCCTACACCCAGACCTTCGCCCCCGCGTAACCCCCCGGAAACCCAAAAACGCGCCGGGCGACGTCCGCCCGGCGCGTTTCGTTTTGGGTGTCACACGGCGAGGGCGGTCTGCACGGCCCAGCCCGCACCCAGCGACAGCGCCCAGGCCCAGGCCAGCCACGGGGGAAGCGCGGGCGGACGCCGCCGCACGGCGTCCCGCAGCACCAGCGCCAGCGAAACCGCCAGAAGGGCCAGATAACCCAGCGTCAGCGGATTCTGGAACAGCGACCCCGGCACATCCCCCCGCGCGAGAAGCAGCAGGCTCCTCGTCATGCCCGTGGTCGGGCAGGGCCACCCCGTCGCATACAGGAAGATGGACGGGGGGATTTCGCCGCGGGCCAGCCACGCCGCGTTCCAAACGAGATATCCCGCCAGCGCGGACAGCCCCAGGGCCTTGCTGAAAAGCCTCAGCCGATCTTGCATCCGCAGGAGGCGCATTTCCGGATTTCGTCCTTGCAGCCGTCAATCACAAAGGGCAGCCAGCAAATGGGCAGGCAGAAAAGAATGAGCACAACGAAAAGGACCCACCCCCCCGCGGACAGTTTCTTCGCGACAACCGGCGGCCCCTCATGGCTGCAAAACGGACACTTGATCTCCATGCGCAAATTCCTTTCCCCTTGCGGGCTGTTCCGCGCGTGCCCGGCCATCCCCTTACAGACAACGCGGGGCTCCGCCGGACCAGAATAGCAAAAGGGCCATTCCGGTTCAATGCGCGAACTGCAAGACCGGGACGGCCCGCCTCCAGAGCCCCCCCTTTTCTTGCCTTCCCTCTTTCGCGGAATTGACGTCCGCCGTGC includes:
- a CDS encoding Gfo/Idh/MocA family oxidoreductase produces the protein MNPVQGSEPTRRAFLQHATLAAAAAAALPARAHAKTKANETLGIGLIGCGGRSGAHAASYDYVKKQGVNVRIVAVCDTYRPRLERMGKKYGAKMYMDHRELLADPDVDAVSIATPDHLHGYQAIDAMKAGKGVYCEKPVTHWRQFELTKELARVAKETGCVFQLGSQGMSDPAWAKMRELVQQGLIGQPIHAECGYFRVGDWGERGMPIDDENAQPGPDLNWEAFLGDAPKRPFDVSRYFRWRMYEDYSGGPVTDLFPHSFTPVASILSLGMPKRVVAVGGKYRYSDREIPDTYNTLVEYADGLVVAILGTQGNNYQSTGDRGAGGRIPVIRGWDGTLTVKDNDILFIPAEGAKKDPQTIPAGGNEDTQRYFMDFVQHCIAKDPNTASGPEMALHVQTALQMGAMAQREGVAVDFNPYTQTFAPA
- a CDS encoding DUF2752 domain-containing protein, whose amino-acid sequence is MQDRLRLFSKALGLSALAGYLVWNAAWLARGEIPPSIFLYATGWPCPTTGMTRSLLLLARGDVPGSLFQNPLTLGYLALLAVSLALVLRDAVRRRPPALPPWLAWAWALSLGAGWAVQTALAV
- a CDS encoding LITAF-like zinc ribbon domain-containing protein, which encodes MEIKCPFCSHEGPPVVAKKLSAGGWVLFVVLILFCLPICWLPFVIDGCKDEIRKCASCGCKIG